Proteins encoded together in one Planctomyces sp. SH-PL14 window:
- a CDS encoding IS630 family transposase, with protein MYAAEQLRPDVRQRRRWWDILLRKQTPAERLVFLDETAIQTGLSRMYGWGETSQRVVDHQPLSHWKTFTFLCALRTTGLSAPLVLEGAMTGDAFAAWVEQSLAPTLKRGECVIQDNVAPHKDERIERLVHRTGAKLLYLLPYSPDLNPIENAYWKLKTLLRKAASKTFETLWATLADALDRFSPSKCQNYIRHCGY; from the coding sequence CTGTACGCCGCTGAGCAATTGCGGCCGGATGTTCGGCAGCGTCGTCGTTGGTGGGACATTCTGTTGCGGAAGCAGACTCCGGCCGAGCGGCTGGTGTTCCTGGACGAGACGGCCATCCAGACAGGCCTGTCGCGGATGTATGGGTGGGGCGAGACTTCGCAGCGTGTCGTCGACCATCAGCCGCTCAGTCACTGGAAGACGTTCACGTTTCTGTGCGCCCTCCGGACCACTGGACTCTCTGCTCCGCTCGTCTTGGAGGGAGCGATGACGGGAGATGCCTTTGCCGCGTGGGTCGAGCAGTCCTTGGCTCCGACGCTCAAGCGGGGGGAATGCGTCATCCAGGACAATGTCGCTCCTCACAAGGATGAGCGGATCGAGAGACTGGTCCATCGGACGGGAGCGAAGCTGCTGTATCTCCTGCCGTACTCACCGGACCTGAATCCCATCGAGAACGCGTACTGGAAGCTCAAGACGCTGCTCCGCAAAGCGGCGTCCAAGACGTTCGAGACGCTGTGGGCGACGTTGGCAGATGCCCTCGACCGCTTCTCCCCGTCCAAATGCCAGAACTACATCCGGCACTGCGGCTACTGA
- a CDS encoding response regulator transcription factor yields the protein METPDSDSEPRYRIVVVDDHALTRLGVAHVVRSRPDWELCGEAGECVQAIQLVRDVRPDLAIVDLRLPGGDSMKLIEQIRRDVPSCRVLALSAQDEELFAQRVLRAGGQGFISKMEPLPALVEAIEKVLAGRIALSPRMTDRLLAASSGHDFENRSPLECLSNREMEVFDRLGRGSAPKEIARDLHLSIKTVEYHRQNIVQKLQLSGSKDLLRHATLHVTGQLNGQAPAMT from the coding sequence ATGGAGACGCCAGATTCTGACAGCGAGCCTCGATACCGAATCGTCGTCGTTGATGATCACGCGTTGACGCGGCTTGGCGTCGCTCATGTGGTTAGGAGTCGACCGGACTGGGAGCTCTGTGGGGAAGCCGGTGAGTGCGTACAGGCGATTCAGTTGGTTCGCGACGTTCGGCCGGATCTGGCGATCGTGGACCTGCGCCTTCCCGGTGGCGACAGCATGAAGCTCATTGAGCAAATCCGGCGTGACGTACCGTCTTGTCGCGTTCTCGCTCTCTCGGCGCAAGATGAGGAATTGTTTGCTCAAAGGGTCTTGCGAGCCGGCGGACAGGGCTTCATCAGCAAGATGGAGCCGCTGCCAGCGCTTGTTGAGGCCATCGAGAAGGTACTGGCGGGCCGGATCGCCCTGAGCCCGCGGATGACCGATCGTCTCCTGGCTGCCAGCAGCGGACACGACTTTGAAAACAGGTCTCCCCTGGAATGCCTCAGCAATCGGGAGATGGAGGTCTTTGATCGCCTCGGCCGGGGAAGTGCGCCGAAGGAGATCGCACGAGACCTGCACCTGAGCATCAAGACGGTGGAGTATCATCGCCAGAACATCGTTCAGAAGCTGCAGTTGTCGGGGAGCAAGGACCTGCTTCGTCACGCAACGTTGCATGTGACAGGCCAGTTGAACGGTCAGGCTCCCGCGATGACTTGA
- a CDS encoding DUF1003 domain-containing protein — translation MTDDKRGRMPAAQSCNSVVQRNIRDVIQARKRIERRESGSERIARKITELAGNMGFAYFHCAWFGVWIAFNLWTGERAFDPFPFVLLITVVSLEAIFLTLMVLVSQNREAKLEEQRADLDLQIDLLAEYEVTRLLCLVSAIAKKLEIDDTDDEDMKELLKTVRPKDLLDELETLEERKAVP, via the coding sequence ATGACCGACGACAAACGGGGCCGGATGCCCGCGGCGCAAAGCTGCAACTCGGTAGTTCAACGCAACATTCGGGATGTAATTCAAGCTCGAAAGAGAATCGAACGGAGGGAGTCGGGTAGCGAACGAATCGCTCGGAAGATCACAGAGCTGGCCGGCAATATGGGATTCGCCTACTTCCACTGTGCGTGGTTTGGGGTGTGGATCGCCTTCAATCTGTGGACGGGGGAGCGGGCGTTTGATCCTTTCCCATTCGTGCTTCTGATCACCGTCGTCTCGCTTGAGGCCATCTTTCTGACTTTGATGGTCCTGGTCAGTCAAAACCGCGAGGCGAAGTTGGAAGAGCAGCGAGCCGATCTCGATCTGCAGATCGATCTCCTGGCGGAATACGAAGTGACGCGGCTCCTCTGTCTCGTCTCCGCCATCGCCAAGAAGCTGGAAATCGACGACACTGACGACGAGGACATGAAGGAACTGCTGAAGACCGTCCGGCCAAAAGATCTCCTCGACGAGTTGGAGACTCTTGAGGAACGCAAAGCCGTTCCCTGA
- the ligD gene encoding DNA ligase D produces the protein MASAQSQLKEYKRKRDFHKTSEPAGKSSRHRSTQKELAFVVQKHDASHLHYDFRLEWEGVLKSWAVPQGPCLDPSLKRLAVQVEDHPLEYGTFEGIIPPGQYGGGTVIVWDNGTWEPLGDAAEGLRSGKLKFHLHGEKLTGGWTLVRMRRKPGEKKDNWLLIKERDDAARPLKERDIVKDEPASVISGVTIGEMAEEPPAEWNSEGPKTGRKSRPTSKTTRSKPAAKPKTVAKPRTSGDKFPKSIQAELATLVEAPPMGDDWLHEIKLDGYRVVAFVHKDKVQLKTRNDLDWSHRFPEIAQDLQRRFHGEDLVFDGEVCAVDDEGVTRFGMLQEALSDSQTDGLVYYVFDLLWRDGTDLRGKSLEVRKDQLAELLGNRPHGRILYSDHQVGHGEKLFRKASDMGLEGIVSKRRDQPYISGRGGNWVKSKTSQQDEFVIGGFTDSTSATRRLGALLIGYHDNGQFKYAGKVGTGFTEAMTADLRERLVTRESNESPFADRVTGAGRGVHWVEPNLVAQIGFTQWTRDGRLRHPVFQGLREDKPARSVKRDIPKEAPAMEEAPHKTKSSPGGKRRPASATARKAPARRRPTQHHSGPELSAADQKQLEQLHLTHPEKVLYPAEGITKLDLVEFYAAVAEWMLPHIENRPLSLVRCPDGVGGPRFFQKHAAGGTPDALKRIPIREKDETEDYLYIDSLAGLLSTCQMGTLEIHPWGSRCDDIEKPDRLIFDIDPDEGLAWSKVVGAAREVRDRLQDLGLESFLKVTGGKGLHVVAPIVRRAEWPEIKAFTRGFVRQMAADDPRSYTTNMSKSERRGKIFLDYLRNDRGATAVAPYSTRARDEASVAVPIAWTQLTPQMRSDHFTMKNLTATLARRKRDPWEEMLTLRQSLTAAMRKTVEDA, from the coding sequence ATGGCGTCGGCTCAATCACAGCTCAAGGAATACAAGCGGAAACGGGACTTCCACAAAACCAGCGAACCGGCGGGGAAGTCCTCCCGACACCGTTCGACGCAGAAGGAACTCGCCTTCGTCGTCCAGAAGCACGACGCGAGTCATCTCCACTACGATTTCCGTCTGGAATGGGAAGGCGTTCTGAAAAGTTGGGCCGTCCCGCAGGGCCCGTGCCTCGACCCCTCGCTGAAACGCCTCGCCGTCCAGGTCGAAGACCACCCGCTCGAATACGGCACCTTCGAAGGGATCATCCCGCCGGGCCAGTACGGGGGCGGCACCGTCATCGTCTGGGACAACGGCACCTGGGAGCCGCTGGGGGACGCGGCGGAAGGTCTGAGGAGCGGCAAGCTCAAGTTCCATCTCCATGGCGAGAAGCTGACGGGCGGCTGGACCCTCGTCCGGATGCGTCGCAAGCCGGGGGAGAAGAAGGACAACTGGCTCCTCATCAAGGAGCGGGACGACGCGGCCCGGCCGCTGAAGGAACGGGACATCGTGAAGGACGAGCCGGCCAGTGTCATCAGCGGTGTCACGATCGGCGAGATGGCTGAGGAACCTCCCGCCGAGTGGAACTCCGAAGGCCCGAAGACCGGCCGCAAGTCCCGCCCGACTTCGAAGACAACCCGATCCAAGCCCGCGGCGAAGCCCAAGACTGTGGCGAAGCCCAGGACGTCGGGCGACAAGTTCCCGAAGTCGATCCAGGCCGAACTGGCGACGCTCGTCGAAGCCCCGCCGATGGGGGACGACTGGCTGCACGAGATCAAGCTCGACGGCTACCGCGTCGTCGCCTTCGTTCACAAGGACAAGGTCCAGCTCAAGACGCGGAACGACCTCGACTGGTCGCACCGCTTCCCGGAGATCGCCCAGGACCTCCAGCGGCGGTTCCACGGCGAGGACCTGGTCTTTGACGGTGAAGTGTGCGCGGTCGATGACGAAGGGGTGACGCGGTTTGGGATGCTCCAGGAGGCACTCAGCGACAGCCAGACCGACGGGCTCGTCTACTACGTCTTCGACCTCTTGTGGCGGGACGGAACGGACCTCCGCGGAAAGTCGCTGGAGGTCCGCAAGGATCAGCTCGCGGAGCTCCTCGGCAACCGTCCCCACGGCCGGATTCTCTATTCGGACCACCAGGTCGGGCACGGCGAAAAGCTGTTCCGGAAGGCCTCCGATATGGGGCTGGAGGGGATCGTCTCCAAGCGCCGCGACCAGCCGTACATCTCCGGGCGCGGCGGCAACTGGGTGAAGTCCAAGACGAGCCAGCAGGACGAGTTCGTCATTGGCGGCTTCACGGATTCCACCTCCGCAACGCGGCGTCTCGGGGCGCTCCTCATCGGCTACCACGACAACGGCCAGTTCAAGTACGCCGGCAAAGTCGGGACCGGCTTCACCGAGGCCATGACGGCGGATCTCCGGGAACGCCTCGTGACCCGGGAGAGCAATGAGTCCCCGTTCGCGGACCGCGTCACCGGAGCGGGGCGGGGCGTCCACTGGGTCGAGCCGAACCTCGTCGCCCAGATCGGCTTCACGCAGTGGACCCGCGACGGCCGCCTGCGGCACCCGGTCTTCCAGGGCCTGCGGGAAGACAAGCCGGCCCGCTCGGTGAAACGCGACATTCCGAAGGAGGCCCCGGCGATGGAGGAAGCACCGCACAAGACAAAGTCGTCCCCGGGTGGCAAACGAAGGCCCGCAAGCGCGACCGCCAGGAAAGCTCCAGCCAGGCGACGCCCCACCCAGCACCACAGCGGCCCCGAACTCTCAGCAGCGGACCAGAAGCAGCTCGAACAGCTCCACCTCACGCATCCCGAGAAGGTCCTCTATCCCGCGGAAGGGATCACCAAGCTCGACCTCGTCGAGTTCTACGCCGCGGTCGCGGAGTGGATGCTCCCGCACATCGAGAACCGGCCGCTGAGCCTCGTCCGCTGCCCGGACGGCGTCGGCGGTCCGCGGTTCTTCCAGAAGCACGCCGCCGGCGGCACCCCCGACGCGCTCAAGCGGATCCCCATCCGGGAGAAGGACGAAACCGAGGACTACCTCTACATCGACAGCCTCGCGGGGCTCCTCTCGACGTGCCAGATGGGAACGCTCGAGATCCACCCCTGGGGCTCCCGCTGTGACGACATCGAGAAGCCCGACCGCCTGATCTTCGACATCGATCCCGACGAAGGTCTCGCCTGGTCCAAGGTCGTCGGAGCCGCCCGCGAGGTGCGGGACCGCCTCCAGGATCTGGGCCTCGAAAGCTTTCTGAAGGTGACGGGAGGGAAGGGGCTCCACGTCGTCGCCCCGATCGTCCGCCGCGCCGAATGGCCGGAGATCAAAGCCTTCACGCGCGGCTTCGTCCGACAGATGGCGGCCGACGATCCCCGCTCCTACACGACGAACATGAGCAAGAGCGAACGCCGCGGAAAGATCTTCCTCGACTACCTGCGGAACGACCGCGGCGCCACCGCCGTCGCCCCCTACTCCACCCGGGCCAGGGACGAAGCCTCCGTCGCGGTCCCGATCGCCTGGACACAGCTCACCCCGCAGATGCGTTCGGACCACTTCACCATGAAGAACCTCACCGCCACCCTCGCGCGGCGGAAGCGCGACCCCTGGGAAGAAATGCTCACCCTCCGGCAATCCCTCACCGCCGCCATGCGGAAGACCGTCGAAGACGCCTGA
- a CDS encoding Ku protein, which produces MARKKSSRTTKKTTKKKPSGPRASWRGTVQLGLVTFEVNAINAHAPQEDRVSFHQLHKECHSRIRYQKVCPVHGPVEQDEIVSGYEYSKGKYVEIDADELEALSSREDRSLTIDAFISPDEIDPIHFDGRMYYLSPSTDAAREPYRIFLKAMKKKDRWGVGQVIWSGREQLVVLRPYEDALHMAMLNYEAEIRDPADTITPLPTTAPPARSVRLAEQLIDSWSDDKFNLAAYHNEYYEKVSGIIDDKVKGRETVEPEVEEKPEVINLMDALKKSMEHTVHRRRPATSTPRRTTHPRSNRYRSSGR; this is translated from the coding sequence ATGGCCCGCAAGAAAAGCTCCCGCACGACCAAGAAGACGACAAAGAAAAAACCCTCCGGCCCACGGGCCAGCTGGCGGGGGACGGTCCAGCTCGGCCTTGTGACGTTTGAGGTCAACGCCATCAACGCCCACGCCCCGCAGGAGGACCGCGTCTCCTTCCACCAGCTCCACAAGGAGTGCCACAGCCGCATCCGCTATCAGAAGGTCTGCCCCGTCCACGGCCCCGTCGAGCAGGATGAGATCGTGAGCGGCTACGAGTACAGCAAGGGGAAGTACGTCGAGATCGACGCCGACGAGCTCGAAGCCCTCAGCTCCCGCGAGGATCGCTCGCTCACCATCGACGCCTTCATCTCCCCGGACGAAATCGACCCGATCCACTTCGACGGCCGGATGTACTACCTCTCTCCGTCGACCGACGCCGCCCGCGAGCCGTACCGCATCTTTCTCAAGGCGATGAAAAAGAAGGACCGCTGGGGTGTCGGCCAGGTGATCTGGTCCGGCCGCGAACAGCTCGTCGTCCTCCGCCCCTACGAGGACGCCCTCCATATGGCGATGCTGAACTACGAGGCCGAGATCCGCGACCCCGCGGACACGATCACGCCCCTCCCCACCACGGCGCCGCCCGCCCGCAGCGTCCGCCTGGCGGAGCAGCTCATCGACTCCTGGAGCGACGACAAGTTCAACCTCGCCGCGTACCACAACGAGTACTACGAGAAGGTGAGCGGCATCATCGACGACAAGGTCAAAGGGCGGGAGACGGTCGAGCCCGAGGTCGAAGAGAAGCCCGAGGTCATCAACCTCATGGACGCCCTTAAGAAGAGCATGGAGCACACCGTCCATCGCCGCCGCCCGGCGACTTCCACCCCCCGTCGTACCACGCATCCCCGGTCGAATCGCTATCGTTCGAGTGGTCGCTGA
- a CDS encoding cysteine hydrolase family protein codes for MTPSRNPDLHGSAPDKSDVVLLLIDVINDFNFPEGDQLLLHAMSMAPHLSALKAEAKQLRIPVVYVNDNFGRWRSDFRHIVEHCTRPEAAGRRFVEQLRPADDDYFILKPKHSGFFATGLEMLLAYLGTQRVILTGIAGNICVLFTANDAYMRDLGLVVPRNCVASNTQAENDFALCQMGGILKANTSESTALDLAATGSRASGNES; via the coding sequence ATGACACCAAGTCGTAATCCCGATCTGCATGGGAGCGCACCGGACAAGTCCGATGTCGTGCTATTGTTGATCGACGTCATCAATGACTTTAATTTTCCTGAGGGAGACCAGCTGCTTTTGCATGCGATGTCCATGGCTCCCCACCTGTCAGCACTGAAGGCGGAGGCTAAGCAACTGCGGATTCCGGTTGTGTACGTGAACGACAACTTCGGCCGCTGGCGGTCCGACTTTCGCCACATCGTTGAACATTGTACCCGTCCTGAGGCGGCAGGTCGGAGGTTCGTGGAGCAGCTGCGTCCTGCCGATGATGACTATTTCATTCTGAAGCCAAAGCACTCCGGATTCTTTGCAACGGGGCTTGAGATGCTCCTTGCCTATTTGGGAACGCAGCGCGTCATCCTCACGGGTATTGCCGGGAACATCTGTGTCCTTTTCACTGCCAACGACGCCTACATGCGTGACCTGGGGCTTGTAGTTCCACGGAACTGCGTTGCGTCAAATACGCAAGCAGAGAACGATTTCGCCCTTTGTCAGATGGGAGGAATCCTGAAAGCGAACACGTCCGAGTCAACGGCCTTGGATTTAGCAGCCACTGGTTCGCGCGCGAGTGGGAATGAGAGCTAA
- a CDS encoding DNA-formamidopyrimidine glycosylase family protein yields the protein MEGPSLVILREEMVRFVGKRAVERSTSIAQISPDVFKKRLVTIETWGKHLLMQFGDQTIKVHFLMFGSYRINEERDGKIPRLHLGFRNGQINFYSCSITHLSGCVEDLYDWRVDLMSPRWDPKYVTQLLTKHSSAMLCDLLLDQDLFAGAGNIIKNEVLFNLRLHPECRLEDCQSAIRRRMVKEMHSYSQKFYEWKKAFVLKRNWQVYRKQQCPHCGEDVTVQKTGDLRRVSFYCPSCQPMPAK from the coding sequence ATGGAAGGCCCTTCATTGGTCATCCTTCGCGAAGAAATGGTGAGGTTCGTCGGCAAGCGTGCCGTCGAGCGCTCGACATCGATCGCTCAGATTTCGCCCGACGTTTTCAAGAAGCGATTGGTCACCATCGAAACTTGGGGAAAGCACCTGCTGATGCAGTTCGGGGATCAGACGATCAAGGTCCATTTCTTGATGTTCGGCAGTTATCGGATCAATGAGGAGCGAGACGGAAAGATCCCACGACTTCATCTGGGATTTCGCAATGGCCAGATCAACTTCTACTCATGTTCCATCACTCATCTCAGTGGGTGCGTCGAGGACTTGTATGATTGGCGGGTCGACCTTATGTCACCGCGGTGGGACCCCAAGTACGTCACCCAACTCCTGACGAAGCATTCCTCCGCAATGCTCTGCGATCTCCTTCTAGACCAGGATCTCTTCGCCGGCGCGGGAAACATCATCAAGAACGAGGTTCTCTTCAACCTTCGCCTCCATCCGGAGTGCCGACTTGAAGACTGCCAGTCGGCGATCCGTCGTCGGATGGTCAAGGAGATGCACAGTTACTCCCAAAAGTTCTATGAATGGAAGAAGGCCTTCGTTCTCAAGCGGAATTGGCAGGTCTACCGTAAGCAGCAATGTCCCCATTGCGGAGAAGATGTCACCGTGCAAAAGACCGGGGATTTGAGACGGGTGAGTTTTTACTGCCCGTCCTGTCAGCCAATGCCTGCGAAGTGA
- a CDS encoding NAD-dependent epimerase/dehydratase family protein, producing MKVLVTGGTGVIGRGLIPALLKAGHDVSLLSRHASRECAEWPAPIRGLDADIADRDSLRGTLEGIDCVVHVAGIIAEEPPGRTYQRIHVEGTRNLVEEAERAGVRRLIAVSSLGADRGRSPYHVSKRQAEEEVRRFSREWVIVRPGNVYGPGDDVFCRFLRMVRAYPAVPQVGRGNQRFQPIWFEDLGVALTRCVPDGTVAGKTLELAGDEILTPHKLLEHFQNLTRRPVPAICLPAFFIRLGQRLLDALQAVLRWTGLRTSVAPPINESQLTMLLEENLVRRPEGPRLADLLDRPPTPVQEGLRRLVDELPELPPSRGVGALQNKVFWADLDSVGPEEAVELFRRNVMEIMPIDFCAEPGASDEVAPGQTFTAHLPVRGHIQIRVEVNEPTEIVFMTVEGHPLAGLVRFSAGPRPAGGPGSQPDAASRTRFQIEVFARAGSLPDWLAEQTFAWVLQNQMWKGVLGRLVKAIGQPTAAVHMTSRILDDAEAKDVERRADELLVGRQREERKKLLTPNAPDHVERARRPCPLEPGDTKTGG from the coding sequence GTGAAGGTCCTGGTCACCGGCGGAACGGGCGTGATTGGCCGCGGGCTGATTCCCGCGTTGCTGAAGGCGGGACACGACGTGAGCCTGCTGTCGCGCCACGCCTCCCGGGAGTGCGCCGAGTGGCCCGCTCCGATCCGCGGTCTGGACGCGGACATCGCCGATCGGGACTCGCTCCGCGGGACGCTGGAGGGGATCGACTGCGTGGTCCATGTGGCGGGCATCATCGCCGAGGAGCCCCCCGGGCGAACCTACCAGCGGATCCACGTGGAGGGGACGCGGAACCTCGTTGAAGAGGCCGAGCGCGCCGGCGTCCGGCGGCTGATCGCCGTCTCGTCCCTGGGGGCGGACCGAGGCCGTTCTCCCTACCACGTTTCCAAGCGGCAGGCCGAAGAGGAGGTCCGCCGGTTCTCGCGCGAGTGGGTCATCGTCCGCCCCGGGAACGTCTACGGTCCCGGAGACGATGTCTTCTGCCGCTTCCTGCGGATGGTCCGGGCCTATCCCGCGGTGCCGCAGGTCGGACGGGGGAACCAGCGGTTCCAGCCGATCTGGTTTGAAGATCTTGGTGTGGCGCTGACCCGATGCGTCCCAGACGGGACGGTGGCGGGAAAGACGCTGGAGCTGGCGGGGGACGAGATCCTGACTCCGCACAAGCTCCTCGAGCACTTCCAGAACCTGACGCGGCGGCCTGTCCCCGCGATCTGCCTCCCCGCGTTCTTCATCCGGCTCGGGCAGCGTTTGCTCGACGCGCTGCAGGCGGTCCTGCGATGGACCGGCCTGCGAACCTCCGTCGCTCCGCCGATCAACGAGTCGCAGCTGACGATGCTCCTCGAGGAGAACCTCGTCCGGAGGCCGGAGGGCCCGCGGCTCGCCGACCTGCTCGATCGGCCTCCGACTCCGGTCCAGGAAGGGCTGCGGCGACTCGTCGACGAGCTGCCGGAGCTTCCCCCTTCCCGCGGCGTCGGCGCGCTGCAGAACAAGGTCTTCTGGGCCGACCTGGACAGTGTTGGCCCGGAAGAGGCAGTCGAGCTGTTTCGTAGGAACGTCATGGAAATCATGCCGATCGACTTCTGCGCAGAGCCCGGCGCCTCCGACGAAGTCGCGCCAGGGCAGACCTTTACCGCCCACCTGCCGGTCCGCGGTCACATCCAGATCCGGGTGGAGGTCAATGAGCCGACGGAGATTGTCTTCATGACCGTGGAAGGGCATCCGCTGGCGGGGCTCGTTCGATTCTCCGCGGGCCCTCGCCCCGCCGGAGGGCCAGGGAGCCAGCCGGACGCAGCCTCGCGCACACGGTTCCAGATCGAGGTCTTCGCCAGGGCCGGAAGTCTTCCCGACTGGCTGGCGGAGCAGACCTTCGCCTGGGTGCTCCAGAATCAGATGTGGAAAGGGGTGCTCGGTCGTCTCGTCAAGGCAATCGGCCAGCCGACCGCGGCGGTTCACATGACATCGCGGATCTTGGACGACGCCGAAGCCAAAGATGTGGAACGACGTGCCGACGAACTGTTGGTCGGACGCCAGCGTGAAGAGCGGAAAAAGCTCCTCACGCCCAATGCGCCAGACCATGTTGAACGCGCCCGTCGTCCCTGCCCGCTCGAGCCGGGAGACACGAAGACGGGGGGCTGA
- a CDS encoding YihY/virulence factor BrkB family protein translates to MPRGEIDRGTKVVGMCKNLSFTWPLLKQTAAEWNEDRAPQLGAALAFYTALSLAPLLVLLLRIAAAIFGDDQAARLEIEHQTQSLMGEEGAEAIQAMIDNADDSQGGLVATILSLVTLLFGASGVFGQLQVSLNTIWEVEPKPGRGVWGFVRDRFLSFAMVLGVAFLLLVSLVVSAGLTFATSYLQHFLGESQFLGGALNAIISTVVISVLFALMFKLLPDVKMAWKDVWLGAIVTAILFSLGKGAIGMYLGHSALSSSYGVAGSLVVLLVWVYYSAQILFFGAELTQVYANQYGSRILPSDNAVPVTEEARAQAGIPRRDSRQASAPDPFLRPPHTA, encoded by the coding sequence TTGCCTCGCGGCGAAATCGACCGTGGAACCAAGGTGGTCGGTATGTGCAAGAATCTTTCATTCACTTGGCCGCTCCTCAAGCAGACGGCGGCCGAGTGGAACGAGGATCGAGCGCCTCAGCTTGGGGCAGCACTGGCGTTTTACACTGCTCTCTCGCTCGCTCCGCTGCTGGTGCTGCTGCTCCGCATCGCGGCGGCTATCTTCGGAGACGACCAAGCTGCGCGGTTGGAGATCGAACATCAGACTCAGTCGTTGATGGGGGAGGAGGGAGCAGAAGCGATCCAAGCGATGATCGACAACGCGGACGACTCCCAAGGTGGATTGGTGGCGACGATCCTGAGTCTCGTAACGCTCCTCTTCGGGGCCTCCGGGGTCTTCGGGCAGCTTCAGGTGAGTCTCAACACAATCTGGGAGGTCGAGCCCAAGCCGGGACGAGGCGTGTGGGGCTTCGTTCGTGACCGCTTTCTGTCCTTCGCTATGGTGCTGGGAGTCGCGTTCCTGCTGCTGGTCTCCCTCGTCGTCAGTGCCGGTCTCACATTCGCCACCAGCTACCTGCAGCACTTCCTTGGAGAAAGTCAGTTTCTGGGTGGAGCGCTGAACGCAATTATCTCTACGGTGGTCATATCTGTTCTGTTCGCGCTCATGTTCAAGCTGCTCCCTGATGTCAAAATGGCGTGGAAAGACGTCTGGCTTGGGGCGATCGTGACGGCGATCCTGTTCAGTCTCGGTAAGGGGGCTATTGGGATGTACTTGGGACACAGCGCCCTGTCGTCCTCCTACGGTGTTGCGGGGTCACTCGTCGTCCTTCTGGTGTGGGTCTACTACTCTGCCCAGATTCTCTTTTTCGGTGCGGAACTGACGCAGGTCTACGCCAACCAGTACGGCAGTCGCATCCTCCCCTCGGATAACGCCGTCCCGGTCACAGAGGAAGCCAGGGCCCAGGCCGGAATTCCGAGACGTGACTCTCGCCAGGCGTCCGCACCGGATCCGTTCCTGCGGCCGCCGCATACGGCCTGA
- a CDS encoding Hsp20/alpha crystallin family protein codes for MMPPLNERWNALFSDPFEAVRREIANRPRAIANGFGALASWEDERNYYVEMDVPGVALDDLSITFEKEHLLIEVTRKAPANARDGWYDERAYGTLRRSLRLTDEVDAESVEAILSDGVVQIKIAKKPEHQPRRIPVRADGQKRLATS; via the coding sequence ATGATGCCCCCGCTGAATGAACGCTGGAACGCCTTGTTTTCCGATCCGTTCGAGGCCGTTCGCCGCGAGATCGCCAACCGCCCGCGGGCGATCGCAAACGGTTTCGGCGCCTTGGCCTCATGGGAAGATGAAAGGAATTACTACGTCGAGATGGATGTCCCGGGAGTCGCCCTCGACGATCTGAGCATCACGTTCGAGAAGGAACACCTGCTAATCGAGGTCACCCGAAAGGCGCCCGCGAACGCCCGTGATGGCTGGTACGACGAACGCGCGTACGGCACGCTCCGACGATCGCTGCGGCTGACCGATGAGGTCGACGCCGAGTCCGTCGAGGCGATCCTGTCGGATGGTGTGGTCCAGATCAAGATCGCCAAGAAGCCGGAACACCAGCCACGGCGGATCCCCGTACGGGCCGACGGGCAGAAACGGCTCGCCACCTCGTAG
- a CDS encoding YoaK family protein: MKITLHTPETIYSPRHVPSWLLLACAAGMVNGFAFLMCEQFVTHVTGTVTRMGLEWPVVGVAIEYAVVLASFVLGAAVAVIVIQSRARQGKQPRWAAPLLLVVALLASVAIAGRGGAFGQLARTAVTEAPPVAFLSLLAFTMGLQNSAVASTTGLAVRTTHLSGPATDTGMHLGTAILADGEERRAALRGAALRGGKILAFMLGAGVAVPLTLSFDYLTLLAPAFLVSVATALSFTSAWSPSDIGIG; encoded by the coding sequence ATGAAGATCACGCTTCACACCCCAGAGACGATCTACTCGCCACGACACGTGCCGAGCTGGCTGCTTCTGGCTTGTGCGGCCGGGATGGTCAACGGCTTCGCCTTTCTGATGTGCGAGCAGTTCGTGACACATGTCACGGGAACCGTAACACGGATGGGGCTCGAGTGGCCGGTCGTCGGGGTGGCAATCGAATATGCCGTTGTGCTCGCCAGCTTTGTCCTGGGAGCGGCTGTTGCGGTCATCGTCATTCAGTCCCGGGCAAGGCAGGGAAAGCAGCCACGCTGGGCGGCGCCGCTCCTTCTGGTCGTCGCGCTCTTGGCGAGCGTTGCCATTGCCGGACGCGGCGGCGCTTTCGGCCAGCTGGCACGGACGGCCGTCACGGAGGCCCCTCCGGTCGCGTTTCTCTCCCTGCTGGCCTTCACGATGGGCCTCCAGAACTCGGCGGTTGCGTCGACGACGGGGCTGGCCGTCCGAACGACTCACTTGAGCGGTCCGGCAACTGACACCGGAATGCACCTGGGAACCGCCATCCTGGCCGACGGGGAAGAGCGTCGGGCGGCCCTGCGTGGGGCCGCTCTTCGAGGAGGGAAGATTTTGGCGTTCATGCTCGGGGCTGGCGTAGCCGTCCCGTTGACCCTTTCTTTCGACTATCTCACCTTGCTGGCACCGGCATTCTTGGTCAGCGTGGCCACGGCTCTCAGCTTTACCAGCGCATGGAGTCCCAGCGATATTGGCATCGGCTAG